The region ACGCGATCGCGGCGGGCAACAGCAACACCAACGCGGGCAGCACCTCGCCGGCTCGGGTCACCGAGGCGATCACGGTCGGTGCGACGGAGAAGAACGACGCGCGGGCCAGCTACTCGAACTACGGCTCGGTGCTGGACATCTTCGCGCCGGGGTCGGGCATCACGTCGTCGTGGAACACCTCGGACTCGGCCACGAACACCATTTCGGGCACCTCGATGGCCACGCCGCACGTTGCGGGCGCGGCGGCGCGGTACCTCCAGAACAACCGCGCGGCGACGCCGGCGCAGGTCGCGTCCTACCTGGTCGCCCAGTCCACGGCGGGCAAGGTGACCAGCCCGGGGTCGGGGTCGCCGAACCGGCTGCTCTACCTGGCGCCTGGCGCCTGATTGTCTGAATCGCGGTGCCGCCTCCGGTCCTTCGGGCCGGGGGCGGCTTCGTTCGTGGGTTCGGAGGGTTGCGACGTCAGTCTGCTGACAACATCGGAACCCAGTACGCCATCACCCGGCGCACACGCTGCTGATGGGCTGCGATCCAGCCGTCCGGAAGGGCGAGCGGGACTCTCACGGTGACCATGGATCCCGACTCGTCCTCCACCACCACCTCCGGACAACCACGCTCACCGCTGAGCTGGATCCGGACGGCCGGCCCCCTGCCCTGGTCCATCCAGGCGACGTCCTCGCCGGTGTCGAGCCTGTTCAGCGCATCCGCCCAGCACTCCAGTTCCGGGGTGGACAGCACCAGAGCGACACGGCCGGACACGAAGGGCGTCCGAACCGCGATTGCGGCGTCCAGCCCGGCGTTCCACTGGGGATGGCGCCCCAGGACGGTGACGGTGACGCTGTTCCCCTCGTCATCGGCGAGGGAGATGAGCTCCCTCGTGGCGATGTCGCCCATGGCTGTCCCTTCATCGGCGAGTAGTGGGATCGCCGCCCTGCCGGGAGTGCGCCCGCCACTCCGTTCGATATGAGTTTCGAGTGGAACCAGTTTTCGAGTTGCCTGGGTTTTCAAGCGGCGCTCGCCGCTGGGCAGGCCGCCGGGGGAGGAAGGGCACGCCGTGTTCTCCCCGTATGGCCTGGTCGGGAGACAACCACCCTTGAGCAGGTAGTGCAAGCGGAAAGCGTGCTTGCACTACCTGCTCAAGCGCGGTTCGCTGCGCGCAGGCCATACGGGGAGAACACGGCTCGGGGGTGGGTGGGGGCAGGGGTGAGGGGGTTAGCGCTCTTGTACCTTTTTGAACTTCAGTTGTTTTACGGGTTTTCCGTCGGTTTTGCTGGTTACCGGGGTGACGCCGGCGGTTGCGACCTGGTCGATGATGTCCAGGCCCTTCGTGACCTTGCCGATGATCGGGTAGTCCGGGGGGAATTCGCTGTCCTTGTAGACGATGAAGAACTGGCTGCCGTTGGTGCCCGCCGTCGCCCTGTTGGCCATGCCGATCACGCCGCGTTCGTAGCCGCCGGTTCGGGCTTCGGGGTCGTCGTAGCGGTAGCCGGGGCCGCCCAGGCCGCTCGTGGTGGGGTCGCCGCACTGGACGATCCAGATGCCCTCCGTCACCAGGCGGTGGCAGGCGTTGCCGTCGTAGAGGCGCTTCTCGACCAGGTGCCGGAAGCTGTGCACGGAGCACGGCGCGGAGGCGGCGTCGAGGGTGAACTCCAGGTCGCCGAGGGCGGTGTCCAGGCGCATCACGACCTCGCCGCCGGACGGGACGTCCTTGCCCGACGGGGGTTCGACGGCCTTGTTGTTCGCCTCTTCGGACGTGTCCACGTAGGTGCACTCGACCGTGGGCACCTCCGGCAGCGGGCCCGCCACGGGGGTGCCCTGGATCGTGTAGGCGCAGCCGCTGCCCAGCAGGAGGAACACGGCGCTCACCAGCAGGCGTCTGACCACCGCGTGATCATAGGCACGCGAGGAGGGGCGGCGAGGGGCCGAAGCAAACCTGGTGGCGGGTTCCGGGGGGTCGTTGGCTAGCCTTGACGACCAAGCGACATTCAGCTAGCACCTTGAGACCTGAGGAGTGCAGTACCCGTGATGCGCACGCACGAGGCCGGGACGCTCCGCGCCGAGCACGCCGGGCAGTCCGTCACCCTGACCGGGTGGGTGGCCCGCAGGCGCGATCACGGCGGCGTGATCTTCATCGACTTCCGGGACGCCTCGGGGATCGCGCAGGTGGTGTTCCGCGAGGGCGAGATGGCCGAGCGCGCCCACCGGCTGCGTTCCGAGTTCGTGGTGAAGGTCGTCGGCGAGGTCACCCTGCGACCGGAGGGCAGCGCGAACCCCGACCTGCCCACCGGCGCGATCGAGGTCTACGCCTCCTCGCTGGAGGTGCTCAACGAGTCCGCGCCGCTGCCGTTCCAGTTGGACGACCACCTGGAGGTCGGCGAGGAGGTCCGCCTCAAGCACCGCTACCTGGACCTGCGCCGCAGCGGCCCGGCCAAGGCGATCCGGCTGCGCAGCGAGGCCAACCGCATCGCGCGGGACGTGCTCGCCGGCGAGAACTTCGTGGAGGTCGAGACCCCCACGCTGACCCGGTCCACGCCGGAGGGCGCGCGCGACTTCGTGGTGCCCGCGCGGCTGCGCCCCGGCTCCTGGTACGCGCTGCCGCAGTCGCCGCAGCTGTTCAAGCAGCTGCTGATGGTGGGCGGTCTGGAACGGTACTACCAGATCGCGCGCTGCTACCGGGACGAGGACTTCCGCGCCGACCGGCAGCCGGAGTTCACCCAGCTCGACATCGAGATGAGCTTCGTCGAGCAGGACGACGTCATCGCGCTCGCCGAGAAGATCCTGGGCCGGCTGTGGAGCGGGCTGGCGGGGTACGAGATCACCCTGCCGATCCCCCGGATGACCTTCGCCGACGCGATGGCCAAGTACGGCACGGACAAGCCCGACCTGCGGTTCGGGTTGGAGCTGACCGAGCTCACCGAGTACTTCCGGGAGACGCCGTTCCGCGTCTTCCAGGCCCCGTACGTGGGTGCGGTGGTCATGCCCGGCGGCGCGGACCAGCCCCGGCGCACGCTCGACGCGTGGCAGGAGTGGGCCAAGCAGCGCGGTGCGCGTGGTCTGGCGTACGTGCTGGTCGCCGAGGACGGCACGCTGGGTGGTCCGGTCGCGAAGAACCTCTCCGAGCAGGAGCGGGCCGGGCTGGCCGAGGCCGTCGGGGCGAAGCCCGGTGACTGCGTGTTCTTCGGCGCGGGCGAGCCGGACGGCGCTCGCGCGCTGCTCGGCGCGGCGCGGGTGGAGATCGCGCAGCGCACCGGCCTGATCGAGGACGGCACCTGGTCGTTCGTGTGGGTCGTGGACGCGCCGATGTTCGAGGCCGTGGACAAGATCGGCGACGACATCGCGCTGGGCACCGGCCAGTGGACGGCGCTGCACCACGCGTTCACCTCGCCGAACTCCGAGTGGATCGACAAGTTCGAGACCGACCCGGGCAACGCCCTGGCCTTCGCCTACGACATCGTCTGCAACGGCAACGAGATCGGCGGCGGGTCGATCCGCATCCACCGGGCCGACGTGCAGCAGAAGGTCTTCGACATCATGGGCATCGGGGCGGAGGAGGCCCAGGAGCAGTTCGGCTTCCTGCTCGACGCCTTCAAGTACGGCGCCCCGCCGCACGGCGGCATCGCGTTCGGCTGGGACCGGATCACGATGCTGCTCTCGGGTGCGGACTCGATCCGCGAGGTCATCGCGTTCCCGAAGTCGGGCGGCGGCTACGACCCGCTGACCTCCGCGCCGGCCCCGATCTCGGCCCAGCAGCGCAAGGAGGCCGGGGTCGACGCCAAGCCCCCGGCACCGAAGTAGTCGACAGGGCGCCCTCGGGGGCCTGTGGTCGTTCGGCGGCCGCTTTCGGGCATGTGCCCGAGGGCGGCCGCCGTGCGTTCCGGGCTGTTGGTGAGCGGGCGTCGTGGTGGGTCGGGCAGAGTAGTCGGCATGTTGCACCTGCGGGTCGTGTGTCCGGTCGACGCCACTGACGAGGTGTTGGCCGTGCTCAAGGCCCATCCCGGCGTCACGCACGTCGCGTTGTTCCCCGGCGCGGCCATCGAGCCCGCCGGTGACGTCGTGGCGGCCGACCTGGCCCGGGAGGCCACCGACGAGGTCCTCTCGGCGTTGTGCGGGCTGGGGATCGACCACACCGGCGGGGTCACGCTGGAGCAGATCGACACCGCGCTGTCCGACGCCGCCGACCGGGCCGAGGAGGCCGCTCCGGGCGAGGCGGCGGACGCCGTGGTGTGGGAGGAGCTGCTCTCCCGGACCGGGGAGGAGTCGCGGCTCAACGCCACGTTCCTGGCCTTCCTCACCATCGCGTGCCTGTTGGCGGCGGTGGGGGTGGTGACGAACTCGCCCGTCACGATCGTCGGGGCGATGGTCGTCGGGCCCGAGTTCGGGCCGTTGGCCGCGATCGCGGTCGGGATCGTGCTGCGGCGGTGGGACCTGGTCCGGCGGGCCGGGCTGGCGTTGGCGGTCGGGTTCCCGCTGGCGATGCTGGTCACGTTCGGCGGCGCGGTCCTCGGGTCCTACTCGGGGCTGTTCGACCGGACGATGGTCCTGTCCGCCCACCAGGTGGACTTCGTGTTCCAGGTCGGGCCGTTCTCGTTGATCGTGGCGCTGCTCGCGGGTGCGGCCGGGATGCTCTCGATGACGTCGGCGAAGTCCGCGGCCCTGGTCGGGGTGTTCATCTCGGTCACGACGGTGCCCGCCGCGGGGTACGCGGCGATCGCCGCGGTGCTCGGGGAGTGGGCCATCTGCGGGATGTCGGTCCTCCAACTGGTGGTTAACCTGGTGGGGATCGTGGTGGCCGCCGCGGTGGTGCTGGCGCTGCGCAACCGGCGTAGTCGGACCCGTGACCTGGGGCGACCGCTCTCCAACGGCTGACGTCCCACCCAGTGGGAGAGCAGTGTCACTGTGCTGACTTGGTTGCAGTATCGACAAATGGTGGTCGAACCATGCATATGACTACTACCGTCACGGTGCCCGGACGGGTTCTGTCAGGTCGGTGGCCACCGGGGTAGGGTCGGAGGGGATGAGCGTGGAGATCACCGCCGGCCCGGCGGACGTCGACGACGCCGCCGACTCCGACCTGCTCGCGGCGGTGACCGCGGCCGAATCGGTGCTCAGCGGGCGGTTCGGCGCGACGGTGCGGCTGGCCGACCCCGAACGGCTCGGTGGAGCCGGCCGGTCCGTGGTCGTGCGCGTGCGGGTGGCCTCGACGCCGTTCTCGCTGCCGCGCACGCTCGTGGTCAAGCGCTACCCGTCGGCCGTCGCCGACCGTGACCCGTTCGCGCACGAAGCCGTCTCGCACAAGCTGCTCACCGCGCTGCCCGGCGAGGACCGGCTCACCCCGGAGCTCGTCGCCCAGGACAACGGCAAGCGGCTGGTCGTGCTGGAAGACCTCGGCAAGGCACCCCGGCTGGCGGAGAAGCTGCTCGGCTCGGACGCGCGGG is a window of Saccharothrix espanaensis DSM 44229 DNA encoding:
- a CDS encoding DUF5959 family protein; this translates as MGDIATRELISLADDEGNSVTVTVLGRHPQWNAGLDAAIAVRTPFVSGRVALVLSTPELECWADALNRLDTGEDVAWMDQGRGPAVRIQLSGERGCPEVVVEDESGSMVTVRVPLALPDGWIAAHQQRVRRVMAYWVPMLSAD
- a CDS encoding peptidylprolyl isomerase produces the protein MVRRLLVSAVFLLLGSGCAYTIQGTPVAGPLPEVPTVECTYVDTSEEANNKAVEPPSGKDVPSGGEVVMRLDTALGDLEFTLDAASAPCSVHSFRHLVEKRLYDGNACHRLVTEGIWIVQCGDPTTSGLGGPGYRYDDPEARTGGYERGVIGMANRATAGTNGSQFFIVYKDSEFPPDYPIIGKVTKGLDIIDQVATAGVTPVTSKTDGKPVKQLKFKKVQER
- the aspS gene encoding aspartate--tRNA ligase, encoding MMRTHEAGTLRAEHAGQSVTLTGWVARRRDHGGVIFIDFRDASGIAQVVFREGEMAERAHRLRSEFVVKVVGEVTLRPEGSANPDLPTGAIEVYASSLEVLNESAPLPFQLDDHLEVGEEVRLKHRYLDLRRSGPAKAIRLRSEANRIARDVLAGENFVEVETPTLTRSTPEGARDFVVPARLRPGSWYALPQSPQLFKQLLMVGGLERYYQIARCYRDEDFRADRQPEFTQLDIEMSFVEQDDVIALAEKILGRLWSGLAGYEITLPIPRMTFADAMAKYGTDKPDLRFGLELTELTEYFRETPFRVFQAPYVGAVVMPGGADQPRRTLDAWQEWAKQRGARGLAYVLVAEDGTLGGPVAKNLSEQERAGLAEAVGAKPGDCVFFGAGEPDGARALLGAARVEIAQRTGLIEDGTWSFVWVVDAPMFEAVDKIGDDIALGTGQWTALHHAFTSPNSEWIDKFETDPGNALAFAYDIVCNGNEIGGGSIRIHRADVQQKVFDIMGIGAEEAQEQFGFLLDAFKYGAPPHGGIAFGWDRITMLLSGADSIREVIAFPKSGGGYDPLTSAPAPISAQQRKEAGVDAKPPAPK
- a CDS encoding DUF389 domain-containing protein; this translates as MLHLRVVCPVDATDEVLAVLKAHPGVTHVALFPGAAIEPAGDVVAADLAREATDEVLSALCGLGIDHTGGVTLEQIDTALSDAADRAEEAAPGEAADAVVWEELLSRTGEESRLNATFLAFLTIACLLAAVGVVTNSPVTIVGAMVVGPEFGPLAAIAVGIVLRRWDLVRRAGLALAVGFPLAMLVTFGGAVLGSYSGLFDRTMVLSAHQVDFVFQVGPFSLIVALLAGAAGMLSMTSAKSAALVGVFISVTTVPAAGYAAIAAVLGEWAICGMSVLQLVVNLVGIVVAAAVVLALRNRRSRTRDLGRPLSNG